Genomic DNA from Paenibacillus borealis:
TCGAAGGCAATGTCTATTTCTCGGATGCCAAATATCAGGCTACCTACACGGCAGCTGACCAAGGTAAAGTAACCGGTGTCACTGAAGTCAAGAAATAAGCTATTCTGTACAGGAGGTGTTCCCTTCAGGGCAATCTTGCCGGGGACACCTTTTTGGAGTTTTACCAGGAAAAGAGGTGCAGAACCCATGTTATCCGTCCGCAAGTCCGTCATACTCCCCCTCCTGCTGCTCCTTATCTCAGCCTGCAGCGGGCAAGAAGAGAAACAACAAGTGCAATATCGTATACAGTCCGGCCATGATCTTAGTATTCTAACGACTACCGACACACACTATTTATCACAAAGCCTCAGGGATCTCGGACCTGCCTTCAACCAGTTTCTGGCTGCCGGGGATGGTAAACAGCTGGGATACAGCAACGAAATGATGAAAGCCCTCGGATATGACATCGGAATCCGTAAGCCGGATGCCGTCATCATTAGCGGAGATCTCAGCAACAATGGTGAAGAAGCCAGCCATAAGGACCTGGCCAAACATCTGAAGACCATCGAACAGGAGACCGGAACCCGGGTATATGTTATACCCGGCAATCACGATATCCAGAATCCCTGGGCCCGTAAATTTAAGGGTAAGCGCCAATATTCTGCAGATTCCGTTACCGCCAAACAGTTCCGCAAGATCTATGGCAGCTTCGGTTATGATGAAGCGCTGCTGGAGGATAAGGACTCGCTGAGCTATCTGGCTGCCCCGTCAGATGATCTGTGGCTGCTCATGCTCGATACTGCACAATACAAAAATAATAAAGATCTGGGAAATCCTCAATTGGAGGGCAGGGTGAGCGCTTCAACACTGAAATGGATTGATGCGTGTGGTGAAATGGCTGCGGCACAAGGCGCGCAGATCGTAGCGGTCATGCATCACAGCCTGCTGGATCACAGTGACTTCATCCAGGAAGGCTTCACTGTGGATGATAACGGACAGGTTATTGACGCCCTGCTGCGCAATAATATCCATACCACTCTCAGCGGACACATTCATATTCAGGATATAAGTGAATATCAGAAGGACGGCAACAGCATATATGACATCGCAGACAGTGCATTATCTGTGTTCCCTCATCAATACGGTATCTTAAACTATTCCTCCGCCAACCAAACCCTGGACTACAGTACAGCTAAACTAGGGATGGAGCTGTGGGCTGCGTCATCGGGCAGTACAGACCAGAATCTGCTGCATTTCAACACTTATAGCGAAGCAAATTTCCGTAAACGCTCGGCGACCCGCAGTTATTCCCGTTTGATATCGGACACTGCGTACGCTAATTACACGGAGGAAGAGCTGAGCAAGATGGCGGATGTAGTCGGCCGGCTGAATGAGAATTATTTTGCAGGAACCGCAAGTACTGACAATGCAGCTGTAATCGCCACGGAAGGCTATCGCCTCTGGCAGTCGGCACCCGCCAGCGGGACAAGAAGTTACGTCCTGGGAATGGCTGCCCGGGAAACGAAGAACAATCATGAGCTGCATGTGCAGCTTCCGGTCCATTGATGTTTGCAGAGATGTTTGAAGAGCGGGTAATAGGTTTAAGTTAGGCTGGCAGGCCGTTTAACTTACACCTATTGCTGAGGAGATGATCGTTCAATGTTCAAGCGTATGGATGAAATTATGATTGAAATTCCGGACGTCGAGAAACCAGATCCGAATGCTGCTGCCGCTGTACAGGAACTGCTTGGCGGTAAATTTGGTGAGATGTCAACACTGAACAACTATCTGTATCAATCGTTTAATTTCCGTTCCAAAGAAAAGCTGAAGCCCTTCTACGATCTGGTGATGAGCATCACTGCAGAAGAGTTAGGCCATGTCGAACTCGTCTCTCATGCTGTAAACAAATGTCTGAGAGGTTCGACACAATATAAGAAGCCGGACTCCACTCCGCTGGATGCGGTAAAAGATGCCCGGCTGTCCTACCACTTCCTGGCCGGAGCCCAGGGTGCGATGCCGTTCGATTCAATGGGCAACCCATGGACCGGAGCCAATGTGTTCAACAGCGGCAACCTGGTAGAAGATTTGCTGCATAACTTCTTCCTCGAGTGCGGCGCAAGAACACACAAGATGAAGGTCTATGAAATGACCGACCATCCGGCTGCACGTGCTGTTGTCGGCTTCCTCCTTGTCCGTGGGGGCGTTCATGTGGTCGCCTATGCCAAGGCACTGGAGATTGCCACAGGCGTCAACGTAACCAAGCTAGTGCCGATACCTTCCCTGGACAATAAATCATTCAATGAAGCCAGAAAGTATGAAGAAAAAGGTGTTCATACGAAGCTCTATACCTGGAGCGATAAGGATTTCAGCTCCATAGACCAGATCTGGAAGGGCACCCATCCAGAAGACGGGCTTCCGCTAGAAGTTATTCAGGGCGTGCCTAAAGGCGTTCCGATTCCTGAAGCCCCTGAATCCAAGGAGGAATTCGCACCGGGGATCTCTGCCGAGGAATTCAAAGAGATTGCCAAACGGCTCAAGATGGCCGGTAATATCAAGGATTAGCGGCTAGGGTCAGCGCATAAATAATGCGGCGGACACAGCTGGCTGAATAAAGAAGCGGATGTTCCGGCAGCCCTGAGAGGAGGCTGCGGAACATCCGCTTTGTTGTGCGGGTTGGTGCAGGAGGTTGCGGATCATCCGCATATACCTCAAGATTCGCAGAATCCCTGACATTTACCGAATCAGGATTCGTAACAAAAAGAAGCTGCCGACTGCAGAACACCTGCAATATACTCCGAAACCCCGACATGTACAGGATGAACCAAATACGCCTCCATGTCCGCCATGCTCTCGTATTGCACGATCAGCATCAGATCATAGGAGCCGCTGCGGACATCAACCTCCACTTTCAATTCATGGATATGCCCGATTTGACCACGCATGCCCAGCAGCACTTCACGGGCTTCAGCAACACGCTCCGGGCTGCCGTCCTTCAGCTTGATTAACAGATTGTTCGTAATCATTGAACCGTTCCCCTTTCATTCTGAGGTTCAAGAAGCAGTGATGTGCTTGCCGCTTCGCGGCCATTTACCAGCAGCGTTAAGGTATGTTGTCCAGGATAATGCCGGCGGGTGGTCAGGTCGGCCCAGCGGTGCGTCCGTGCACCAGACAGTCTGGAACCGCCAGGGACGGTTTTGTCTGACAACAGAAAGAGCTTGCGGGAGGTCTTTCCTCCTGCCTTCACGAAGTCTATCCCGTATTCAATGCGGATACGCACCGGTTCACCTTCCCGGATGGTGAGGGCATACTGCAGTTCGCAGTGGTCACCGATCCGCAGCTCAGCCGGTTCTGCCGCGAGGACAGCCGCGGTGACCAGCGGCGCACCGCTCTCTTCAGGAGCATAACCGAACAGCTCCATAATCTCCGGGGCCGCCTTACGGATCAGCGACCGGCAGCCATGCCGCACAATCCAGTCCGTATTCACATTGTTGCCTTTCCAGCGGCGGGCTGTCTCAATGACGACGGCAGGATGATCCTTCGCGATATCGTTCAGATTGTTGGCCACACTCTTGCGTACATAGAGCGATGGGTCCGCCTTAAGCTTCTCCAGCAGCGGCAGCACCGGGGACGGATCGCGCTTGAACACCGGCAGCGCCTGACCCCATGGCAGACGGGGCCGGCTGCCTTCACTGGCCAGCCGCCGTACATGCTCATCCGGATGCTCTGCCCAGATCAGCATCTGCTTCATCATCCGCTGCGGGTCCCGCAGCATAAACGGCCTGACGGCAAACTCTGCAGAGGACTTCGGGGTGAACCGTTCCAGCGCGGCCATCGAAAGCTCCCAGTGCTCCTCCTTGCCGCCGAACACCTCGACGAAATCGGGGAAGATCAGATACGGGAATCCTACACAGTCTTTGTCTATCGCGTACAATATGTTCAACGCTTCTTCGTAATGTGATGGTAGGTAAGTGCCCAGGGTCTCGGTAATCCGCCGCATCCGCGCCTTAAGCTCGAGTTCCTCCCAAGGCTCTCTCATAGCCGTAGCGGTGAAGCCGTCCGTATCAAAAGAACCGTATACGGCATGGATCTTCGTGCCGAGGCTGCGCAGGAATTCCTTGTTGTACATTGCTTTTAATGGTTCCGCCATCCTATGATTCCTCCTGCTGATTGTGTTCAGATCACTTGTCAGAACAGCGTAACATAATTAACTGGACAGCCTTATGTCATGTTAGAGCCGGTAATGTATTGTGGGAAGCTTGTAGACTGGATACACAACGGTTATACCGTTCAGTTAATCAGCTGCTCCACTTGTTCAATGCTTTTCTTCGCCCGGCTGTTCAGCGCCCGTTTATCCTTAAGCCCGAGCTGCTGAAGCTCATGGCCGGGGTCTGTCACCAGCGGCTGACTTACCACACTTTCCAGCAGCTGCACGGTCACCCGGCAGGCGCTGAACAGCAGCTCGCGGGTAATCACCATTTTATGGGCGCGGATGATGTCCACCAGTGCTTCGGCATACATCAGTCTGACGATACTATCGGCGCTCATCAGATTGCGGGAAGCGAATGAAGCTGTCTTGTCCACAATTACCGCGTCCTGATAGTTCTTGGACAAGGCCTCAAGCCCGGCAACAGCCTCCCAGTCCCGGATCGACAGGCTTCCGCAACCTTCCGCTATCATCTCCTGAAACCATTGAAGCTCCATTTCCCGGGTAATGCCGTATTGTTTGTACTGCTTCAGGGCACCTTCACGATGCATTCGTGCTGCACTGCCCAGATGCCGGATGAATATATCCCGCGCCAGCCGCGTTTCTTCTTCCATATTGCCGTCCACCTTACTTCGTATGTTTATTCCATTGCAAGCGGAAACGCCTATGCCGTCCTTTAAAGGACTGTATCCGTTTCAGCGAGAAAGATAAGGAACATTTATTGCATGACCTATAAATTCTTATCTTTGTACATAATGCTTCAGCTGCGAATCTGTAACTCCTTGCCTCTAGCCTTCCGGCGTAATCTCATGGCTAAACTGCAATACATCATGATGTGCAAAATAAGTATACCCCACCTCAGGCTCAGCGTTAAACTTCACTACAACCAGAAAAGTCTTCTTTCTCTCAACACCACGCAGGAATAACCTCCCTCCCCTTCATCAATGAACGGGTAATATTTTCAACTATTTCAGAAAAGAAATCCTATTTTCAAAATCCGCTGCCTGTCGTAGAATAGTGTTTAAGATTCTACAACGTCATATTTATAATTATGAATGGAAGGAGCTGGAATTATGCCGCAGACACTTGTCCAAAATGCTGATTTTTGGGTTGCCGCTTTATCGCAGACCTTCGTGTCCGCGTTACAGCTCGACCCCGACGGGATGTACTCCCAGGTTGGAGTCGGAATTGTAGAAAAGTTCTCCGAGGAATATGTGCGGCTGAAAAGATTCGACGGTACTGTCTCGCATTATGCCCGCGATATCACCAAATTCCAGCACAATCAAGCCTCACGCCGCTAACAGGCTTAGGCTGTAATTTCCCTTTCCGGCGGAATTTTCCTGTTTGGGGCTTTAGCCTCGATGATGATACAGGTACTTTGCAGGGACCCCAGAACATATAAATTCATCTCTATTCAAAAAGGCGTACACATGGCTTGCCCATGCATACGCCTTTTGCCTGCTAGCAGACTGCACATTCGCAGTCTGTATAGCTTCAGCTCATAGAAGGCTCCGCGCCTCCCGCTGTCCAGAAGTCCGTCCCGGCAAAAAAGGGCTCTTTGCCTGCCGCCGCTTCCTTCTCTTCTGGAATATACGCCCAGGCTGCACGCTTAGAACGTACAGGGTCATCAGCGGCTATGCCGTATTCCCGGTAAACGGCCGTCTGCATATTCCCGGGGTTCCCCCAGTGGTCCCAGCCGGAGGGATGAATATGGCCGCCCAGCCGGCAGTTCACCACGTCCGTTCTGGCATAGCTGCGCCAGGGACGGCCCAGGTAGACTCCGCTGACCTCCGGGTCCGCCGTAAAATAACACTCGTTGAACAGATAGCCGTACTCCTGATGCTGCGGCGTGGATGCCGCTGTTATGTAACCCGGCCCATCGTCATAATGACGCAGACTGCGGATCTCACAGTGCTCGAAATAAGCCGCTGCTCCGCCAAAAATAAAATCAATCGTCCCCTCGATATAACAACCCGTGTACAGCTGGCGGCAAACGGCATGCTTCTCCTTAAGCGGAATGCCTCCAAAGGCCTTCCCTTCTTTGGTATACGGCGGCAACGGTCCGGTGAACAGCGTATCCTGATGCCCCCTGAAGCTGCAGTTCCGGAAAATGGTCTCATCACAATGGGCGGATACGGCTACAGCCTGCCCGATGTTCTCCCCCTGTCCTGCCGTGTTGGCAATGATCAGGTTCTCAAGCTTCAGCCTCCGGCCGCCGAGGAACAATGTCGGTGTCGCAAAGGTTCCCTGCTCTTCCCCTGAGTGGTCCAGTTCCTTGGCATGCCTGTTCATGGTGATTACCACCTCCCCGATGCCCACTATATTAAGATGGGACCGGTAAATCCTTACCGCCTCTTCATACACCCCTGACATAATATACAGGGTCACCGGCTTCTCCAGCGGGTCCCGTTCAAGTTCATCCACTGCTGCCTGAATGGTTGGATAATCGCAAAATTCCCCTTTGCCTACCAGCATGGCTTTCTCCCCCTTATAATTCTGATGTAACCCCGGATCAGCGCTGCAAATACTCGTATTCTGCACAAGCCAGCAGGAAAGCACCTAATCCCTTTTGGTCATTGGTGATTATCGGCTCGCTTATATAGTAGGCGTAGCTGCCGTCCCGCTGATCCGCTCCGCCGAGGCCGGCCACCTGGCAGGTTTTGTTCAAGTTAAGCCAGCCTTCTCCAGTCTCCAGCACGAACTCGGAAACCAGCCCGTTCATTGCGCGGTCCAGCATCTTGTGCCAGCCGCTGCCGAGCAGTCCGAGCCTGATCCCCTTAGCTGTTGCATAGGTGATCATGCTGGAAGCGGAGGCCTCCAGGTAATTGCCCTTGCGCTTCCCCTGATTCGGCACCTGAAACCAGACACCCGATGCACGGTCCTGCACCTTCGACAGAGCAGATAAAGTACCTGTAAAAATCCGGGTTAGCTTCTTATAATCCGCATGATCCGCAGGCAGCAGCTCCAATACGTCAGCCAGCGCCATAACGTACCAGCCCAGCGAACGTCCCCAGAAATTCGCCGACAGGCCTGTAGCAGGATCGCACCAGTGCTGTAAGCGCTTTTCATCCCAGGCATGATAGAGCAGTCCTGTTTCGTGGTCTCTGGTATGCTGTGCACTCAGGATAAACTGCCGGGTGACATCGTCCAGTCCCTCACCGTCTTCAAAAGCTAGCAAATACTCCAGATAGAAAGGCGAACCCATATACAGGCCATCCAGCCAGATCTGATTCGGATATATGCTCTTGTGCCAGAACACACCTTCTGAGGTGCGGGGATGACTTCTCAGCTGTGATCTGAGCAGCTCTGCCGCCAGCCGGTACTTCTCAAGCCCTGTCTGCTTATATAGAACAAACAGCAGCTTGCCGTTATTCAAATGATCGATATTATACTCGTCCAGACGGTAGCCGCGGATCGTACCTTCTTCGCTGATGAAATAATCCATATTGTCACGGATGAACTGATAATATTTCTGTTCACCCGTCCGCTCCCATAGAAGCTGAAATCCCTTCAGAATTACTCCGTAATCATAGGACCATCTGCCATCATATCCTCTGTCTTCATACAGCCTCGGTGTACGGGCCATAATGGAATCCGCCATGCGGACACCAAAGTCAGTTCTTATCATAATCAGCTTATTACCTCCTGCAGTGATGTTCAGCGGGAAAAATGAGGATCAATTCATGTGCACAGCACACATCTATTCTTATCTCTAGATTATACCGCTGGCTGCAGCAATGTTCCAGATAAAATTTTAACGTGTGCATTTCAATAAACTCTTGACTTGAAGCGGCTGCAGCACTAAACTGAAATCGTTAACAATTCTGTTTTCCCGGAGAGATATTATGATTACCATCAAAGATATTGCACGCGTCGCCGGCGTCTCCCACACGACTGTATCCAGAGCGCTGAACGGCAGCCCGCTGATCAAGAAAGTCACCCGGGATAAGATTGAGCGAATCGCCGCGGAAATGAATTATGTGCCGAATTACAGCGCCAAGAGTCTGGTTACGAAGAGATCGTTCACCATCGGGCTGTTCTTCTCAAGCATTGAGCAGGGTACTTCAGCCAGCTTCCTGGTTGATGCTATCAAAGGCATTACGCATATCCTGGATGAGAACTACAATCTGACGGTTAACGGAATAGACGGTGTCCATAATTTCAGCAATATTCAGCCCCAGCGTTTCGACGGCATTCTGGTCATGAGCCAGAGCGATGAGGATAATGCCTTCATCTATCATGTGAAGAAGATGGGCATACCGCTTGTGGTGCTGAACCGCCAGCTGGAGGACCCGGGCATTATGAATGTTGTAGCCAATGACCGCGAAGGCGTGAAGGAAGCAATTGATTACGCTGTGCTTCAAGGGCACCGGAAGCTTGCTATTATTGAGGGGAAGCCCGGATTCAAATCTTCCAGCGAACGCAAGCAAGGGTTCATGGACAGCCTGATCGCAGGCCGTCTGGCGCTGAATCCAGATTATTTCGCTTCAGGAGATTACAGCATCGAGAGCGGCTATGCGGCGATGACCACACTGCTCAGCCTTGAGGATCAGCCTACGGCTGTATTCTGCTCCAATGATGATATGGCCATTGGCGCGATGAACGCCTGTTATGCCCATAAGGTCGATGTGCCGGGACAGATTTCGCTGATCGGATTCGATGATATTATGTTCGCCCGCTATACGAACCCTGCCCTGACCACCGTCCGCAAGCCCATTGCAGAGATCAGTGAACTCGGTATGAAAATGCTGATTCAGCTGCTGCTGCAGCCCGAGACAGAACCGCAGCAGTTATTCGTCAAGACCGGGCTCACGGTACGCGATACTGTCGCCAAGATCTGAGCGCAGGCTCTGCCGCAGTGAATTACCGGCACCTGCCGGGTTACCCGGCTTGCCCGTTTTGTATTTTCAGCAGACACGGAAACGTCTTACAATGACGGTATTTCCGGATCTGCTCAAAATAAAATGTTAACGTGTGCATTTTAACATTATATTTTAAAAGGAGATCATGACCATTATGACAAACCGTTTATCCAGAAGCACTCACCCGGAGTTAACCCTGCATCCCGAGCGGATGATCCAATTCGGTGAAGGCAATTTCATGCGCGCCTTCGTGGACTGGCAGCTGCAGCAGATGAACAATCAAGGTCTGTTCAACGGAAGCGCGGTGCTGGTACAGCCGATTGAACAGGGGCTCGGCGGATTCATGGCCGCCCAGGACAATCTCTACACCGTGCTGCTGAACGGTATTATGGATAACCAGACAGTCAACTCGCGGGAAATCATCTCTTCGGTCAGCCGTGTAATTAACCCTTATACCGATTACGAGAGTTACCTTGCGCTCGCTGAGAAGGATGAGCTGGAATTCATCACCTCCAACACGACGGAAGCCGGTATTGCCTATCTTCCGGGCGACCGTGCAGACGGCACGCCGCCGAAGAGCTTCCCTGGCAAGCTGACTGCGCTGCTCCACCGCCGTTTCGAGCTGGGCAAAAAAGGCTTCGTCATCATCCCCTGCGAGCTGATCGACCGCAACGGCGAGAAACTGCAGGAGATTGTGCAGCAATACGCCGCTGACTGGAATCTGGGCGGGGAATTCCTGCAATGGCTGAAGGAGGAGAATACCTTCTGCTGCAGTCTGGTTGACCGGATCGTTCCGGGTTATCCGCGTGATAAGGCCGCTGAGCTGGAAGCCGAGCTGGGTTATCTGGACAATGTGATGGTTACAGCCGAGCCTTTCCTGTTCTGGGTCATTGAAGGACCGGAATCACTGGCTGAACGGCTGCCGCTGGCCAAGGCCGGACTGAATGTTGTGGTCACCCCTGATATGACTCCATACCGCGAGCGCAAGGTTCATCTGCTGAACGGACCGCATACGGCTATGGTTCCTCTAGGGCTGCTGGCGGGTCTGGAAACCGTTGAGGATGTTATGAATGACGAAACGTTCTCCCGCTTCGTGAAGCAGCTGATCGAAGACGAACTGATTCCTATGCTCGATCTGCCTGCGGAAGAGCTGCTGTCCTATGCCGGTGCCGTGCAGGAGCGGTTCAGAAATCCGTTCATCCGCCATGAGCTGACCTCTATCTCACTGAACAGCATCTCCAAATTCAAAACCCGGCTGCTCCCGGTGCTCCTCCGCTATCAGCAGGAACGCGGCAAGCTTCCGGAGCGGATTACGCTCGCCTTCGCCGCACTCCTGCTCAGCTACCGGGGAGACCGTGTGCCGCTGCAGGACAGTCCGGAAATCCTGGAGATTTTCACACAGGCATGGAGTGATCCGGCAAGCTTCGCAGGTACCATTCTCAGCAACACCAGCCTGTGGGGACAGGATCTGTCCTTGCTGACTGGACTGGAAGCTGAAATTAACGTCCATCTGCAGCAGCTGGAGCAACAGGATTCCCGCGCCGCATTGCAGCAGCTTGTCGGCTAAGCAATAACTAACAAAACTTAGGAGGGTCCAACATGAAGCACTTAATGAAAATGAACCCCAGAGATACAGTAGCTGTAGCCCTGCGGCCGATATCGGCCGGGGAGCAGCTCACCATAGACAGCTTGACGCTTCAGGCAGCCCAGGATATTCCGCAGGGCCACAAGATTGCCCTGGCCGATTTCCAGATTGATGAGGTTATCACCAAATACGGTTATCCTATCGGCCATGCCATCGCTCCGATTGCCGCAGGGGACTGGATTCATACGCATAATATCAAGACCAATCTGTCCGGCGAAGAGGAATATGAGTATGTGCCGGATGTTCATCAGGTTACCTACCCCCGCCGTGATCTGACCTTCCAGGGCTACCGCCGGAGTAACGGCAAGGTCGGCATCCGAAATGATCTGTTCATTATCCCGACGGTCGGCTGTGTGAACGGGATTGCCGAGCAAATGCTGCAGGAGTTCAAGGCTGAGCATCCCGATCTTGGCGGCTTCGATAACTTCACGGTGCTGAAGCATCCTTACGGCTGCTCCCAGCTCGGCGATGATCACCGCATGACGCGCAGCATTCTGCTCGACGCGGTGAATCATCCGAATGCCGGCGGGGTGCTCGTGTTCGGACTTGGTTGCGAGAACAACATTGTCGCCGAATTCCGCAGCATGCTGGGCGATTATGACGAGTCGCGGGTGAAATTCCTGGTTGCCCAGGAGGTGGGCAATGAGGTAGAAGCCGGCCTTGAGCTGCTGGAGCAGCTGTATGAGGCTGCGAAGCACGATGTCCGTGAGCCGGTTCCGCTCAGTGAGCTGAACATCGGCCTGAAATGCGGCGGCTCCGACGGGTTCTCCGGGATCACAGCCAATCCGCTGCTGGGGGCGTTCTCCGACTTCATCATCTCCCAGGGCGGAACCTCGGTGCTGACGGAAGTGCCGGAAATGTTCGGTGCGGAGAAGATGCTGATGGCGCGTGCAGAAAGCCATGAGGTCTATGAAGAGATCGTGTCGCTGATCAATAACTTCAAGCAGTATTTCCTCTCCTACGGCGAACCTGTATACGAGAATCCTTCTCCCGGCAACAAAGCCGGCGGCATCAGCACCCTGGAGGACAAATCGCTGGGCTGCACCCAGAAGGCCGGAACCTCGCCGGTGGTGGATGTGCTGCAATACGGCGTGAAGCTGCGCAAAAAAGGGCTGAGCCTCCTGCAGGCTCCCGGCAACGATCTGGTAGCCGCCTCCGCTCTCGCAGCTTCGGATTGCCAGCTGGTGTTGTTCACGACCGGGCGCGGAACGCCGTTCGGCAGCTTTGTGCCTACGGTGAAGGTGGCCACCAACAACGATCTTTTTGCCAAAAAAGGCCACTGGATGGACTTCAACGCCGGTCCTCTGCTGGAAACACCGATGGCCGATGTGCTGGAGGAATTCATTACTTATATCATTGATGTCGCCAGCGGCCAAAAAACACGGAACGAGCAGAATGAAGTCCGTGAGCTGGCTATTTTCAAAACCGGCGTTACGCTATAAACCCTATCCAAATTCATGCAAAGGGAGATCTTATCCATGTTTCTTAATGAAGATTTCATGTTATCCAGCGATACCGCACGCCAGCTCTTTCATCAGCATGCCAAAACAATGCCGATTGTCGATTACCATTGCCATCTGGACCCGCGCGAAATCTATGAAGATAAACCGTTCGGGAACCTGACGGCAGCCTGGCTCTATGGTGACCATTACAAGTGGCGGCTGATGCGCGCGAACGGGGTGCCGGAATCGCATATTACCGGGGACGCCTCCGATTATGATAAATTTCTGGCCTGGGCCCGCACGCTCCCGAAAGCCATCGGCAACCCGCTGTACAGCTGGACCCACCTGGAGCTCCGCCGTTTCTTCGGCGTGAATGAGCTGTTGAATGAAGCTTCTGCGCCGGCCATCTGGGAGAAGGTCAACCGCAAGCTGGCCGAACCGGCGTTCACCCGGCGCGGTCTGATCCGCAGTTCGAACGTCAAGGTAATCTGTACTACCGATGATCCGGCAGACTCGCTGGAATACCACAAGCTGCTCAGAGACTCTGAGACCGCGTTCCAGGTGTTCCCGACCTTCCGTCCCGACAAGGCACTGAACATCGATGCCGAGGGCTTCAGCGCCTGGATCGGCAAGCTGGAGGAAGCCGCCGGCCAGCCGGTTAAGACTTATGCAGCCTTGCTTGAGGCACTGGGCAATCGTGTTGACTTCTTCCATGAGCATGGCTGCCGCCTGTCAGACCATGCCCTCGATGTGCTGCGTTACGAAGCCGGTGAACCGGAAGCTGTAGAGGCGATCTTCGCCAAAAGACTGCAGGGTGCGGCGCTGTCACCGCAGGAAATCACTCTCTACCGCACAGAGCTGCTGACTGCACTGATCGGCTTCTACCAGGCCAAAGGCTGGACCATGCAGCTTCATCTGCATGCCTACCGCAACAACAACACGCCGATGTTCCGGAAGCTCGGGCCGGATACCGGATACGACGGCATTAACGATCTGCCGCTGACCACACCGCTGTCGCA
This window encodes:
- a CDS encoding metallophosphoesterase, which translates into the protein MQYRIQSGHDLSILTTTDTHYLSQSLRDLGPAFNQFLAAGDGKQLGYSNEMMKALGYDIGIRKPDAVIISGDLSNNGEEASHKDLAKHLKTIEQETGTRVYVIPGNHDIQNPWARKFKGKRQYSADSVTAKQFRKIYGSFGYDEALLEDKDSLSYLAAPSDDLWLLMLDTAQYKNNKDLGNPQLEGRVSASTLKWIDACGEMAAAQGAQIVAVMHHSLLDHSDFIQEGFTVDDNGQVIDALLRNNIHTTLSGHIHIQDISEYQKDGNSIYDIADSALSVFPHQYGILNYSSANQTLDYSTAKLGMELWAASSGSTDQNLLHFNTYSEANFRKRSATRSYSRLISDTAYANYTEEELSKMADVVGRLNENYFAGTASTDNAAVIATEGYRLWQSAPASGTRSYVLGMAARETKNNHELHVQLPVH
- a CDS encoding manganese catalase family protein; translated protein: MFKRMDEIMIEIPDVEKPDPNAAAAVQELLGGKFGEMSTLNNYLYQSFNFRSKEKLKPFYDLVMSITAEELGHVELVSHAVNKCLRGSTQYKKPDSTPLDAVKDARLSYHFLAGAQGAMPFDSMGNPWTGANVFNSGNLVEDLLHNFFLECGARTHKMKVYEMTDHPAARAVVGFLLVRGGVHVVAYAKALEIATGVNVTKLVPIPSLDNKSFNEARKYEEKGVHTKLYTWSDKDFSSIDQIWKGTHPEDGLPLEVIQGVPKGVPIPEAPESKEEFAPGISAEEFKEIAKRLKMAGNIKD
- a CDS encoding Dabb family protein is translated as MITNNLLIKLKDGSPERVAEAREVLLGMRGQIGHIHELKVEVDVRSGSYDLMLIVQYESMADMEAYLVHPVHVGVSEYIAGVLQSAASFCYES
- a CDS encoding pectinesterase family protein, whose translation is MLVGKGEFCDYPTIQAAVDELERDPLEKPVTLYIMSGVYEEAVRIYRSHLNIVGIGEVVITMNRHAKELDHSGEEQGTFATPTLFLGGRRLKLENLIIANTAGQGENIGQAVAVSAHCDETIFRNCSFRGHQDTLFTGPLPPYTKEGKAFGGIPLKEKHAVCRQLYTGCYIEGTIDFIFGGAAAYFEHCEIRSLRHYDDGPGYITAASTPQHQEYGYLFNECYFTADPEVSGVYLGRPWRSYARTDVVNCRLGGHIHPSGWDHWGNPGNMQTAVYREYGIAADDPVRSKRAAWAYIPEEKEAAAGKEPFFAGTDFWTAGGAEPSMS
- a CDS encoding glycoside hydrolase family 88/105 protein; translated protein: MIRTDFGVRMADSIMARTPRLYEDRGYDGRWSYDYGVILKGFQLLWERTGEQKYYQFIRDNMDYFISEEGTIRGYRLDEYNIDHLNNGKLLFVLYKQTGLEKYRLAAELLRSQLRSHPRTSEGVFWHKSIYPNQIWLDGLYMGSPFYLEYLLAFEDGEGLDDVTRQFILSAQHTRDHETGLLYHAWDEKRLQHWCDPATGLSANFWGRSLGWYVMALADVLELLPADHADYKKLTRIFTGTLSALSKVQDRASGVWFQVPNQGKRKGNYLEASASSMITYATAKGIRLGLLGSGWHKMLDRAMNGLVSEFVLETGEGWLNLNKTCQVAGLGGADQRDGSYAYYISEPIITNDQKGLGAFLLACAEYEYLQR
- a CDS encoding LacI family DNA-binding transcriptional regulator; this translates as MITIKDIARVAGVSHTTVSRALNGSPLIKKVTRDKIERIAAEMNYVPNYSAKSLVTKRSFTIGLFFSSIEQGTSASFLVDAIKGITHILDENYNLTVNGIDGVHNFSNIQPQRFDGILVMSQSDEDNAFIYHVKKMGIPLVVLNRQLEDPGIMNVVANDREGVKEAIDYAVLQGHRKLAIIEGKPGFKSSSERKQGFMDSLIAGRLALNPDYFASGDYSIESGYAAMTTLLSLEDQPTAVFCSNDDMAIGAMNACYAHKVDVPGQISLIGFDDIMFARYTNPALTTVRKPIAEISELGMKMLIQLLLQPETEPQQLFVKTGLTVRDTVAKI
- a CDS encoding tagaturonate reductase, with amino-acid sequence MTNRLSRSTHPELTLHPERMIQFGEGNFMRAFVDWQLQQMNNQGLFNGSAVLVQPIEQGLGGFMAAQDNLYTVLLNGIMDNQTVNSREIISSVSRVINPYTDYESYLALAEKDELEFITSNTTEAGIAYLPGDRADGTPPKSFPGKLTALLHRRFELGKKGFVIIPCELIDRNGEKLQEIVQQYAADWNLGGEFLQWLKEENTFCCSLVDRIVPGYPRDKAAELEAELGYLDNVMVTAEPFLFWVIEGPESLAERLPLAKAGLNVVVTPDMTPYRERKVHLLNGPHTAMVPLGLLAGLETVEDVMNDETFSRFVKQLIEDELIPMLDLPAEELLSYAGAVQERFRNPFIRHELTSISLNSISKFKTRLLPVLLRYQQERGKLPERITLAFAALLLSYRGDRVPLQDSPEILEIFTQAWSDPASFAGTILSNTSLWGQDLSLLTGLEAEINVHLQQLEQQDSRAALQQLVG